The following coding sequences lie in one Stenotrophomonas rhizophila genomic window:
- a CDS encoding MFS transporter produces the protein MTSPSPTQPAIPAAASATAPNQGFAVHIVGAAAFAHLLNDMIQAVLPAVYPMFKSEFQLSFGQIGVIALVYQITASLLQPWIGMYTDKRPLPYLLPCGMIATCIGIAMMALAGSYPMLLVAAAVVGVGSATFHPEASRVARMASGGRFGTAQSTFQVGGNTGSAIGPLLAAAVVIPYGQRSIAWFMLAAALAVGVLFLLTGWTIRHGQAKMSSLARNTGVGLARGKVVQAIAVIAVLMFAKFVYIASFTNYFTFYLIERFHLSVQQSQMYLFIFLASIALGTFIGGPVGDRIGRKAVIWISFLGVAPFALALPYANLMGTAVLAVAIGLVMSSAFAALVVYAQEAVPGRVGMVSGLMFGLMFGIGGLGAAGLGKLADVHGIVWIYHFTSYLPLLGLATAFLPRTRAR, from the coding sequence ATGACTTCGCCTTCCCCCACGCAACCTGCGATTCCCGCCGCCGCCAGCGCCACCGCGCCCAACCAGGGCTTTGCGGTCCATATCGTCGGCGCGGCCGCCTTTGCGCACCTGCTCAACGACATGATCCAGGCGGTGCTGCCGGCGGTGTACCCGATGTTCAAGAGCGAGTTCCAGCTCAGCTTCGGGCAGATCGGCGTGATCGCGCTGGTCTACCAGATCACCGCCTCGCTGCTGCAGCCGTGGATCGGGATGTACACCGATAAGCGTCCGCTGCCCTACCTGTTGCCGTGCGGCATGATCGCCACGTGCATCGGCATCGCGATGATGGCCCTGGCCGGCAGTTACCCGATGCTGCTGGTGGCCGCCGCAGTGGTCGGCGTTGGCTCGGCCACCTTCCACCCGGAAGCCTCGCGCGTGGCGCGGATGGCCTCCGGCGGGCGTTTCGGCACCGCACAGTCCACCTTCCAGGTGGGCGGCAACACCGGCTCGGCGATCGGGCCGCTGCTGGCCGCCGCGGTGGTGATTCCGTATGGGCAGCGTTCGATTGCCTGGTTCATGCTGGCCGCCGCGCTGGCCGTTGGCGTGCTGTTCCTGCTCACCGGGTGGACCATCCGCCACGGGCAGGCAAAGATGAGCAGCCTGGCGCGCAACACCGGGGTCGGCCTGGCACGTGGCAAGGTGGTCCAGGCCATCGCGGTGATCGCGGTGTTGATGTTCGCCAAGTTCGTCTACATCGCGTCCTTCACCAACTACTTCACCTTCTACCTGATCGAGCGCTTCCATCTGAGCGTGCAGCAGAGCCAGATGTACCTCTTCATCTTCCTGGCCTCGATCGCGCTGGGCACTTTCATCGGTGGCCCGGTGGGCGACCGGATCGGGCGCAAGGCGGTGATCTGGATTTCCTTCCTGGGCGTGGCCCCGTTCGCGCTTGCCCTGCCCTACGCCAACCTGATGGGTACCGCGGTGCTGGCCGTGGCCATCGGCCTGGTGATGTCCTCGGCATTCGCCGCGCTGGTGGTCTACGCGCAGGAAGCCGTGCCGGGCCGCGTGGGCATGGTGTCGGGCCTGATGTTTGGCCTGATGTTCGGCATCGGCGGCCTCGGCGCCGCCGGGCTGGGCAAACTGGCCGACGTGCATGGCATCGTGTGGATCTACCACTTCACCTCGTACCTGCCGTTGCTGGGCCTGGCCACGGCATTCCTGCCCAGGACCCGCGCCCGGTGA
- a CDS encoding host attachment protein, translated as MQQQIPEGTLIVVADGGSARVFTNIGSGHTLQLKQQDALKLQDISAQGVSGQGPSGSMPQDTSIAQMNEATFAKQLAGQLNEDALNNRYAHLVLIADPQTLGRIRPQLHKEVQARLLTDIAKDLTNAPLEDIQRALESPR; from the coding sequence ATGCAGCAGCAGATCCCGGAAGGCACCTTGATTGTCGTCGCAGACGGCGGCTCGGCCCGCGTGTTCACCAACATCGGCAGTGGCCATACGCTGCAGCTCAAGCAGCAGGACGCGCTGAAGCTGCAGGACATCAGTGCGCAGGGCGTCTCGGGGCAGGGTCCGTCCGGTTCAATGCCGCAGGACACCAGCATCGCGCAGATGAACGAAGCCACCTTCGCCAAGCAGCTTGCCGGACAGTTGAACGAGGACGCCCTCAACAACCGCTATGCGCACCTGGTGCTGATCGCCGACCCGCAGACCCTGGGGCGCATCCGCCCGCAGTTGCACAAGGAAGTGCAGGCCCGCCTGCTGACCGATATTGCCAAGGACCTCACCAACGCGCCGCTTGAAGACATCCAGCGGGCGCTTGAGTCACCGCGATGA
- a CDS encoding GH92 family glycosyl hydrolase has protein sequence MPMPTLDRRLLIAVAATAMFASGLAAAAPAKTAADKAYASVDPFIGTGGEGHTYPGATVPFGMVQLSPDTRIQPREKAYGWAAGYRYDDSSIVGFSHTHFSGSGHSDLGDVLVMPFTGDPGLERGDPDKPKSGYASRFHHDNEKAEPGYYAVTLDDYKVRAELTASARTGVHRYTYPRGQQARVLLDLRTSLYDYPGKILWSRLRLQPDGTVTGFRETRGWAPGRQLYFAMRFSRPLTGHALHNTETDIAYKGFPPPGQNDPTQRPQIEGRQLVGTFDFGALDAPLVVTVAISSVSEQGAIANLDAEAKDQNFDRVRAEAKQQWTQALSAVDIEAPEHDRRSAYTALYHSMLGPTLFMDADGQYRGSDNAVHRAEGYTNYSTFSLWDTYRALHPLLTLVQPEKRNSDFINSLIAHQQHSAYGMLPVWAFHGQETWCMIGYHAVPVIADAYLKGIRGFDADKALDAMVATANYGPYDGIAQYRELGWVPIDEEGEAASKTLEYAFDDWTIARMAEAIGRKDVQATFDGRAGNWRHAFDAETGFMRARKRDGSFRTPFDPSASGYGTDYTEGNAWQYSWYVPQDVAGLAAAHGGSDKLLARLDQVFEAKVDPSIFEHMEDITGLIGWYAHGNEPSHHVAYLYAHAGQPWRTQARLKQIMDTQYADRPDGLAGNDDLGQMSAWYVFTALGFYPVAPGSGEYIIGRPFLPKATLNLPNGKRFSIVTEGMAKGHQYVGSVTLNGQPLQRTFLRHAEILAGGELRFTLQAEPNKAWPGEGAQAPYSMSR, from the coding sequence ATGCCGATGCCCACGTTGGACCGTCGTCTCCTGATCGCTGTCGCCGCCACGGCGATGTTCGCCTCCGGCCTGGCTGCGGCCGCCCCGGCCAAGACCGCCGCTGACAAAGCCTATGCCTCGGTCGACCCCTTCATCGGCACCGGCGGGGAAGGGCATACCTATCCCGGCGCCACGGTGCCGTTCGGCATGGTCCAGCTCAGTCCGGACACCCGCATCCAGCCGCGCGAAAAGGCCTACGGCTGGGCTGCCGGGTACCGCTATGACGACAGCAGCATCGTCGGCTTCTCGCATACCCATTTCTCCGGCAGCGGCCATTCGGACCTGGGCGACGTGCTGGTGATGCCGTTCACCGGCGATCCCGGGCTGGAGCGCGGCGACCCGGACAAGCCCAAAAGTGGCTATGCCTCGCGCTTCCATCACGACAACGAGAAGGCCGAGCCGGGTTACTACGCGGTAACGCTGGACGACTACAAGGTGCGTGCCGAGCTCACCGCCAGTGCCCGCACCGGCGTGCACCGCTACACGTATCCACGTGGCCAGCAGGCGCGGGTGCTGCTCGACCTGCGCACCAGCCTGTATGACTATCCGGGCAAGATCCTGTGGTCGCGGCTGCGCCTGCAGCCCGATGGCACGGTCACCGGCTTCCGCGAAACCCGCGGTTGGGCGCCGGGCCGGCAGCTGTATTTCGCGATGCGTTTCTCGCGCCCGCTGACCGGCCACGCATTGCACAACACCGAAACCGACATTGCCTACAAGGGCTTCCCACCGCCGGGCCAGAACGATCCCACCCAGCGGCCGCAGATCGAAGGGCGGCAACTGGTGGGTACGTTCGATTTTGGTGCGCTGGATGCGCCGCTGGTGGTCACCGTGGCCATCTCGTCGGTGAGCGAGCAGGGCGCGATCGCCAACCTGGACGCCGAGGCGAAAGATCAGAACTTCGACCGCGTGCGCGCCGAGGCGAAGCAGCAGTGGACCCAGGCGTTGTCCGCCGTGGACATCGAGGCCCCCGAGCATGATCGCCGCAGCGCCTACACCGCGCTGTACCACAGCATGCTGGGCCCAACCCTCTTCATGGATGCCGATGGCCAGTACCGCGGTTCGGACAATGCCGTGCACCGCGCCGAGGGCTACACCAACTACTCCACGTTCTCGCTGTGGGACACCTACCGTGCGCTGCATCCGTTGCTGACCCTGGTGCAGCCGGAAAAGCGCAACAGCGACTTCATCAATTCGCTGATCGCCCACCAGCAGCACAGTGCGTACGGCATGCTGCCGGTGTGGGCGTTCCACGGCCAGGAAACCTGGTGCATGATCGGCTACCACGCCGTGCCGGTGATCGCCGATGCCTACCTCAAGGGCATCCGCGGTTTCGATGCCGACAAGGCGCTGGATGCGATGGTGGCCACCGCCAACTACGGCCCGTATGACGGCATCGCGCAGTACCGCGAACTGGGCTGGGTGCCGATCGACGAAGAGGGCGAGGCGGCCAGCAAGACGCTGGAGTACGCCTTCGACGACTGGACCATCGCACGCATGGCCGAGGCCATAGGCCGCAAGGACGTGCAGGCCACCTTCGACGGCCGTGCCGGCAACTGGCGCCACGCGTTCGACGCAGAGACCGGCTTCATGCGCGCGCGCAAGCGTGACGGCAGCTTCCGCACCCCGTTCGATCCGTCGGCCAGCGGGTATGGCACCGACTACACCGAAGGCAATGCCTGGCAGTATTCCTGGTACGTGCCGCAGGACGTGGCCGGGCTGGCCGCCGCACACGGGGGCAGCGACAAACTGCTGGCCCGCCTGGACCAGGTGTTCGAGGCCAAGGTCGACCCGTCGATCTTCGAGCATATGGAAGACATCACCGGCCTGATCGGCTGGTATGCGCACGGCAACGAACCCAGCCACCACGTGGCCTACCTGTACGCTCATGCCGGCCAGCCGTGGCGCACCCAGGCGCGCCTGAAGCAGATCATGGACACCCAGTACGCCGACCGTCCCGATGGTCTGGCCGGAAATGACGACCTGGGCCAGATGTCGGCCTGGTACGTGTTCACCGCGCTGGGCTTCTACCCGGTGGCACCGGGCAGTGGCGAGTACATCATCGGCCGCCCGTTCCTGCCCAAGGCAACGTTGAACCTGCCTAACGGCAAGCGCTTCAGCATCGTCACCGAGGGGATGGCCAAGGGCCACCAGTACGTGGGCTCGGTTACCCTCAACGGGCAGCCCCTGCAGCGCACCTTCCTGCGCCATGCCGAGATCCTGGCCGGCGGCGAGCTGCGCTTCACCCTGCAGGCCGAGCCGAACAAGGCCTGGCCGGGGGAGGGCGCCCAGGCGCCGTACTCGATGTCGCGCTGA
- a CDS encoding YcxB family protein gives MSEACGELRYTITAAHTRHWVDAALEREMQRDDALAERLGAAQQRAVTPLLVLLPVCGAAWLLFHRGATPQTWMTLALAALLLVPAWRFARPFAARLRSTMAQQQTASTAGGRPLSRALARLTLETRFKRLQGDYRVQFDAQGMQVARAGQRPALLRWSDVVHVQETDAFLVVACASLHRRGQAYWIPKHSDAMDPEVYREGMQGLLGHCRAAAAMA, from the coding sequence GTGAGCGAGGCGTGCGGCGAGCTGCGCTACACGATTACCGCCGCGCACACCCGCCACTGGGTGGATGCGGCACTGGAGCGCGAGATGCAGCGGGACGACGCGCTGGCCGAGCGGCTCGGCGCAGCCCAGCAGCGTGCGGTCACACCGTTGCTGGTGCTGCTGCCGGTGTGCGGCGCTGCATGGTTGCTGTTCCATCGCGGCGCCACGCCGCAAACGTGGATGACGCTGGCACTGGCGGCGCTGCTGCTGGTGCCCGCCTGGCGATTTGCTCGCCCGTTCGCCGCGCGTCTGCGCAGCACGATGGCGCAACAGCAGACGGCCAGTACGGCAGGCGGGCGCCCGCTCAGCCGCGCCCTCGCCCGGCTCACCCTGGAAACTCGCTTCAAGCGGCTGCAGGGCGACTACCGCGTGCAGTTCGATGCCCAGGGCATGCAGGTGGCGCGGGCAGGACAGCGACCTGCGTTGCTGCGCTGGAGCGACGTTGTGCATGTCCAGGAGACCGATGCGTTCCTGGTCGTGGCCTGCGCCTCACTTCATCGCCGCGGGCAGGCGTACTGGATCCCGAAGCACAGCGATGCGATGGACCCGGAGGTCTACCGCGAGGGCATGCAGGGCTTGCTGGGTCATTGCAGAGCAGCCGCGGCGATGGCCTGA
- a CDS encoding thioredoxin family protein produces the protein MSYARAYAAQEPGRAAVDAAPGWQLLEFGAPWCPHCSAAQAPLKDWLEARDNISHLKIEDGKGRPLGRSFQVRLWPTLVLLHDGQEVARVVRPRADADLAALAAATPTT, from the coding sequence ATGAGCTACGCGCGCGCCTATGCCGCGCAGGAACCCGGCCGCGCCGCTGTCGATGCGGCGCCCGGCTGGCAACTGCTGGAATTCGGCGCGCCGTGGTGCCCGCACTGCAGTGCCGCGCAGGCGCCCTTGAAGGACTGGCTGGAGGCGAGGGACAACATCTCCCACCTCAAGATCGAAGACGGCAAAGGGCGACCGCTGGGCCGCTCTTTCCAGGTGCGGCTGTGGCCGACGCTGGTGCTGCTGCATGACGGACAGGAAGTGGCGCGGGTTGTACGCCCGCGTGCGGATGCGGACCTGGCGGCATTGGCGGCGGCCACGCCGACGACCTGA
- a CDS encoding type II toxin-antitoxin system prevent-host-death family antitoxin produces the protein MTLPLDLPGLEKATASSVKTRGWPSLMRTVREKQALVITNHNHPEAVIVDIKAYQELLAKAAEADTDERGGELERLRAQFDVQLASLNRDGGLGKVLGQPIRRGRITPGKSL, from the coding sequence ATGACCCTGCCCCTGGACCTGCCCGGCCTTGAAAAGGCCACGGCATCGTCGGTAAAAACCCGTGGCTGGCCAAGCCTGATGCGCACCGTGCGCGAAAAGCAGGCCCTGGTGATCACCAACCACAACCACCCCGAAGCGGTGATCGTGGACATCAAGGCCTACCAGGAGCTGCTGGCCAAGGCCGCCGAGGCCGACACCGACGAGCGCGGCGGCGAGCTGGAACGGCTGCGCGCGCAGTTCGACGTGCAGCTGGCCAGCCTCAACCGCGACGGCGGGCTGGGCAAGGTGCTGGGCCAGCCGATCCGGCGCGGCAGGATCACCCCCGGCAAGTCGCTCTGA